From one Neovison vison isolate M4711 chromosome 1, ASM_NN_V1, whole genome shotgun sequence genomic stretch:
- the LOC122910371 gene encoding LOW QUALITY PROTEIN: olfactory receptor 2J3-like (The sequence of the model RefSeq protein was modified relative to this genomic sequence to represent the inferred CDS: inserted 2 bases in 1 codon): protein MNNDGKXNTSSEGYFVLLGFSNWPHLEVALFVVILIFYLMTLVGNLFIIILSYLDAHLHTPMYFFLSNLSFLDLCYTTSSIPQLLVNLWGPEKTISYTGCMIQLYFVLALGTTECVLLVVMSYDRYAAVCRPLHYAVLMNPRSCHLLAAASWVSGFTDSALHSSFTFWVPLCGHRQVDHFFCEVPALLRLSCADTHENELTLLITSSIFVLTPLILILSSYSAIARAVLRMQSTAGLQRAFRTCGAHLMVVSLFFIPVICIYLQPPSGKSQDQGKFIALFYTVVTPSLNPLIYTLRNKDVRGAVRKLLGWERPMTS, encoded by the exons ATGAATAATGATGGGAA AAACACAAGTTCTGAAGGCTACTTTGTTCTACTGGGTTTTTCCAACTGGCCTCATCTGGAGGTAGCTCTCTTTGTGGTCATCTTGATCTTCTACTTAATGACATTGGTGGGCAACCTGTTTATCATTATCTTGTCGTACCTGGACGCTCATCTCCACacgcccatgtacttcttcctctcaAACCTCTCTTTTCTGGATCTCTGCTACACCACCAGCTCCATCCCTCAGTTGCTGGTCAACCTCTGGGGCCCAGAAAAGACCATCTCTTACACCGGTTGCATGATTCAACTTTACTTTGTCCTTGCACTGGGAACCACAGAGTGTGTCCTCCTGGTGGTGATGTCCTATGACCGTTATGCAGCTGTCTGTAGACCCTTGCATTATGCTGTCCTCATGAATCCACGTTCCTGCCACCTGTTGGCTGCGGCTTCCTGGGTCAGTGGCTTTACCGACTCAGCACTTCATTCTTCCTTTACCTTCTGGGTACCCTTATGTGGACATCGCCAAGTGGACCATTTCTTCTGTGAAGTTCCAGCACTGCTGCGATTATCATGTGCTGATACCCATGAGAATGAACTGACCCTCCTGATCACGAGCTCCATTTTTGTTCTCACACCACTCATCCTCATTCTTAGCTCATATAGTGCCATTGCCCGGGCTGTGCTGCGGATGCAGTCAACCGCCGGACTTCAGAGAGCTTTTAGAACATGTGGAGCCCATCTTATGGTTGTGTCCCTCTTTTTCATTCCCGTCATCTGCATATATCTGCAGCCACCATCAGGAAAGTCTCAAGATCAAGGCAAGTTCATTGCCCTCTTTTATACTGTAGTCACGCCTAGCCTCAACCCTCTAATCtatactctgagaaacaaagatgTAAGAGGGGCAGTAAGGAAACTACTGGGTTGGGAGAGGCCCATGACCTCATGA